In Desulfobacterales bacterium, the genomic window TCACGTCCGTCGAGCGGGTTGTTGCGAGACCGACAATGGTTAGTTATATGAAAGTCGTGCTGGACAAAGCCCGCTGTCCGGGGAGATTTTCATTGCTGGTTGTGGCTGCGGCCCAAAAAATATGGTCCAGCCATGCTGGTCAGTAACAGCGTATTACAGATTTTCACCCAGTTACTGATAACAAACAACTGTTCACTGTTTTCAAGTGACTGCCATGGCTTCCAAATACATCTTCAGGCATAAGCACATTCTCGGCCTTGAGCATCTGTCCGGCGAGGATATAAACCATATCCTGCAAACCGCGGAGTCGTTCAAGGAGATCTCGGCGCGCTCCATCAAGAAAGTGCCCACCCTGCGGGGCAAGACGGTTATCAGCCTCTTTTTCGAGCCAAGCACCCGGACCCGGCTTTCCTTTGAGATCGCGGCCAAACGGATGAGCGCCGACACCTTTAATATTGCCGTTGCCACCAGCAGCGCCCAAAAGGGGGAGTCCCTGGTCGATACGGCCCGCAACCTTGAGGCGATGAAGCCGGATGCGATCATCATGCGGCACTCCCTGTCCGGCTCGCCGCACCTGCTTTCCCAATACCTGGACACCCCGGTGATCAATGCCGGCGACGGCCGGCATGAACATCCCAGCCAGGGTCTGCTCGATCTCCTGACCGTTAAGGAGCACGGAAAAACGATCAAGGGGTTGAACCTGGCAATAATCGGCGATATCGCCCACAGCCGGGTGGCCCATTCCAATATCATCGGTTTCACCAAGATGGGGGCCCGGGTCTCGGTGGCTGGT contains:
- a CDS encoding aspartate carbamoyltransferase catalytic subunit, encoding MASKYIFRHKHILGLEHLSGEDINHILQTAESFKEISARSIKKVPTLRGKTVISLFFEPSTRTRLSFEIAAKRMSADTFNIAVATSSAQKGESLVDTARNLEAMKPDAIIMRHSLSGSPHLLSQYLDTPVINAGDGRHEHPSQGLLDLLTVKEHGKTIKGLNLAIIGDIAHSRVAHSNIIGFTKMGARVSVAGPATFIPRDLEKMGARVCGSVREAITGADVIMPLRIQKERQDDALIPSFREYAAFFGINRELLAAAKPDALIMHPGPINRGVELAPDVADGPQSVILDQVTNGVAVRMALLYLVMGNV